TTACGTTTTTTTTGAGCCTTGGATTTGCGAGAGACGACTCACTCTCGACCTGTATCACAGAGTAGCTTTCGCCAACCTGTCGAAGCCATTAAAGCCCCATGCGTTCTTCTCCTATTATAATTCGCGATTTTGGGAGTGACATCTTCAGACAAAAAAAGTGCGCCTTCAAGCACACTTGACCTGCTTGACTGACAAAACTAAGAAGCTGGAAAGCGTCTGAGGACGGTGAATTCACGCTCGAAGGAATCATTGTGTTGTCGCTTGGAAGCAAGGGCAGGTTGAGGGTCATGCAAACTTGAGAGGCACCGATAAACCTGAATCTTCCATTGGTGGGTGATGGCGAGGCGAATCCAATTCCAACCAATTTTCAGATAACTCATGCCCCGATTCGAGTGAGTATCGACTTGGCGACGCTTGCCCGACGCGACCACCTGCACTCCTTGCAGCACCAGAAACAGCATGGTCAAGGCAATCACCCCGCATAAGTGCGAGAGGGCAAACTTGTCCCGCAACCTGGAGGCTTCGAGATTGAATCCGTTCGACTTGAGATCCAAAAAGGATTGCTCGACCTGAAACCGGAGTCGGTATTGAGCAAACGTTTGCAAGTTCGTCCATCGCTCACAATCGTCCAATCCTCGCCACTGGGCTTGTCATGGGCAAACGCTAGGTAAACGTTGGGGTAGGGTTTGGTTTTACCCACCGACACCATCGGCGTAAAATAAGCTTGTCCGGGCTGCAACGGGATGGACGACACTTTGCGCCATTGTCCTTGGTACTGAAACTGAAATGAACGTTTAATCCGAATCCGAAAATGCCAACTCAGATTCTCTCGGAGGTACTTCATCAGTTTGCCATCGGCGAAGCCCCGGTCTGCCAGCAGGACAATTGCTACCCCATCGGGCAGGATTGTTTGAGCTTGTCGCAGGACCCGCTGAATCGTCCATAACCGGACGGTGCTGCTGGAGTGTGCCACCACTCGCCAAGCAATGGGAACGGTTCTGCCTCGATCCACCACGCCCACCCACACGATGCAAAAACAATTCCATACCACCGTCGTGTCCAGGCTCAAATACAGCCGTTTCTGGCTCCACTCAGACAGGGCTTGCTCAATCAGGGCATGATGAGCGGCAATGACATTAATGCGTCGATTTGACAACCAACGCCGAAACCGTCTCTGATGCGACTGCGCGACTTGAGCTCGGCTAATCACATACACGCCAAACCCGCCCAGATGCACGTTCTGGCTTTGAATCATCCCTATCATCATCCAGCAGAGCGTTTGTAAGTGCCGCGCATCTTGCCATTGAATCTCACATTGACTCAGATATTGCGACAACGCATCATAGAGACGGGAAGTAGGAGCCATTGATTTTGCTGTTAGGTGTGGTAACTTTCCAGCTTAAACCAGGCTCTGCTTCCCTCCTAGCTTGACTTTCGACCTCAACATCTTTTGTCAGTCAGTCAGCACTTGACAGATTAAAAGTAGTGTAGGTTACAGCTTAGCCGCCTAATGCTTCGGCACCGCCAACCACCTCTAAAATTTCCTGAGTGATGGCTGCTTGTCGCGCTTTGTTGTAAGACAGCGTGAGTGTACCGATCAGTTCAGTAGCATTATCACTAGCGTTGTTCATTGCTGTCATCCGAGCCGCGAGTTCGCTAGCAGCTGATTCTTGCAGTGCCCGCAGTAGCTGGTTATTCAGGTACAAGGGTAAAAGGGCATCAAGAATCTGTGCAGGGTCTTGCTCAAAGAGCATGTCGCGGGGAAAATTCCGGACTGTAGTGGTGACTTTTTGCCGCTCTACCTCAAATTCACCGCCACGGGTTGTGAGTCGGAAGATTTCGTCATCTGCCGTTTCTAAACCTTGAGCATCAAGCGGCAGCAGGGTTTGTACCACTGGTCTTGAACTAACTAGTGAGACAAATTTCGTATAGACTAGTTCAATCCGGTCTACGCTTTCCGATAGGAATAAGGAAAGTAGTTCGTCGGCGATGTTAGAGGCTTCCGCTGCTGTAGGAATTTGCTCTAAGCCCGTGTAAGTGGCATCAATGGGCTGGCTACGGCGTTGGAAGTACTGGTTAGCTTTGCGCCCCACAATCACGTACTTGTAGTCTAAACCCTCAGCTTTTAGTTCCCTCGCACGGGTTTCAGCGCGGCGGATCACATTAGTGTTGTAGGAGCCACACAGACCGCGATCGCCGGAGACTACCAGTAAACCAACTGAGCGGACTTCCCGTTTCTTCAGCAACGGCAGATCTACGTCTTCAAACCGTAGGCGGGTTTGCAAACCATATAGCACTTGTGCTAAGCGGTCGGCAAAAGGCCGCGTAGCAGTTACCTGTTCTTGGGCGCGACGTACTCTAGCAGCAGCCACTAGACGCATCGCTTCTGTAATTTTTTGGGTATTTTTGACCGACTGAATGCGATCGCGAATTGCTTTGAGATTAGCCATATTTAAGGATTAGGGTTAGGGATTAGGGGTTAGGGAGAATATGGTAGATGGTAGGTGGTATGGGGTTGTTCCACCTACTAACTACTACCTACCACCTACTACCTATACTGTTGCCATGAGGGCTTGCTTAGATTCGGCGATCGCTTCCTTCAGCAGCTTTTCAGCTTCATCGCCCAACTGCTTCTCGGTTTGAATCAACTCCCCATACTTTGGCTTACTGGTTTTTAAGTATTCCCGCAGTCCCTTAGTGAAACTGCTGATCTTGTCTACGGGAATATCATCCAAATAGCCGTTGATCCCAGCGTAGAGAATTGCCACTTGTTCATACACTGCTAGCGGCGAGTATTGGGGTTGCTTCAGCAGTTCCCGCAGACGCTGACCGCGAGCCAACTGATCTTGGGTAGCTTTATCTAAGTCCGAGGCAAACTGGGCGAAGGCTTGCAAGTCGTCGAACTGTGCCAGATCCAGCTTCAATTTACCAGCGACCTTTTTCATTGCCTTGGTTTGAGCAGCAGAACCCACCCGTGATACGGAAATACCAGGGTTAACAGCGGGACGTAAGCCGGAGTTAAACAGGTCGGAAGAGAGGAAAATCTGACCGTCCGTAATTGAAATCACGTTTGTGGGAATATAAGCCGATACGTCACCCGCCTGAGTTTCAATAATCGGTAGGGCTGTCATGCTGCCCTCACCTAATTCAGAACTCAACTTTGCTGCCCGTTCCAAAAGCCGCGAGTGGAGGTAGAATACATCGCCAGGATAAGCTTCCCGACCGGGTGGACGACGCAGCAGCAGTGACATTTGGCGATAAGCTTGAGCATGCTTCGACAGGTCATCATAAACCACAAGCGTTGCTCTGCCCTTATACATGAAGTATTCCGCCACACTGGCACCCGTGTAAGGAGCCAGCCACTGCAGCGTTGCTTGGTCATTAGCATTGGCAGCAACCACAATTGTGTAGTCCATCGCTCCCTTTTCTTGGAGGACGTTCACTACATTAGCCACAGTGGAAGCCTTTTGACCAATGGCAACGTAAACACAGATTACATCCCCACCTTTTTGGTTGATGATCGTGTCAATCGCAATGGATGTCTTACCAGTTTGGCGATCGCCAATAATTAATTCCCGCTGACCGCGACCAATGGGAATCATGGCGTCAATCGCTGTAATACCAGTTTGCAAAGGTTCGTACACAGAGCGACGTGCTACAATTCCCGGGGCTGGAGATTCGATCAAGCGGCTTTCTGTAGCTTGAATCTCTCCCTTGCCGTCTAGTGGGCGACCGAGAGCATCTATCACCCGTCCCACCATGGATTCTCCCACTGGCACTTGGGCAATTCTCCTGGTGGCAGTAACCGAGCTGCCTTCTTGAATGTTGCGACCTTCACTCATTAGCACTGCACCCACATTGTCTTCTTCCAGGTTCAGGGCGATGCCAATTGTACCGTCTTCAAACTCTAACAGTTCTCCAGCCATAGCCTTTTCTAGACCATAGATTCGGGCAATGCCGTCACCTACTTGCAGAACGGTGCCGACGTTAGCAACTTTAACTTCTTGGTCGTATTGCTCAATCTGCTGCTGGATAATATTGCTGATTTCGTCAGGTCTGATGCTAATCATGTTAAGGGTTAGTTTCTTAGGGATTAGGATTTAGGGAGAGCAGGGGGAGCAGGAATAGTTTTGAGTTTTGAGTTACACAGGCTTATTGAATTCAAACCTCAAAACTTAGCACTCAAAACTGGTGCGAAGCGACTCGCCCCTTTAAGTGGCGCTACTTAGGCGTAAAGAAAGTCGGCGCAGTTGTCCTCGTAGACTAGCGTCGATTACCTGAGAGCCTACTTTGATGATGACACCACCAATTAAATCTGGATCTAGCTTGGTTTCTAGTTCTACTTCGCGAGCATTGGTCATGGCTTTGACCTTTTCCCGAACTGTCTGCTGCTGTTCCTCTGTCAGTTCTACGGCTGAGGTAACTTCGGCTAGAACGGTTTGATTCAGCTGCCGTAACAGAGCTAAGTACTGCCGACAAATTGGTTCAAGCAACGAAACGCGCCGCCGATCTACCAGCAACATCAGAAAATTACCCAGGTAGGGACTATTACCCTCGCCGACTATCCGGCTCAACACAGCTTTTTTATCTTCCGCCTGGACGAAGGGATTAGCGAGAAAATCACGCAGTTGCTCTGATTGCATTAGGTTGAGCAAGGCACGTACATCTTCGCCTACCTGCTCGGTAATATTGTGCGATCGCGCTACAGACATCAACGCTTGGGCGTAAGGCTCCACCACTTTGCTATTGACTGCACTGTCTCTCATCAGCGACCTCCCATTAGCGCAATGCTGCGGTCAATTAATTGTTGTTGAGCTGCTTCATCTACTCCAGTCTGCAGTTGGGACTCGACTTTTTGTAAA
This window of the Chroococcidiopsis sp. CCMEE 29 genome carries:
- the atpH gene encoding ATP synthase F1 subunit delta — its product is MRDSAVNSKVVEPYAQALMSVARSHNITEQVGEDVRALLNLMQSEQLRDFLANPFVQAEDKKAVLSRIVGEGNSPYLGNFLMLLVDRRRVSLLEPICRQYLALLRQLNQTVLAEVTSAVELTEEQQQTVREKVKAMTNAREVELETKLDPDLIGGVIIKVGSQVIDASLRGQLRRLSLRLSSAT
- a CDS encoding F0F1 ATP synthase subunit gamma; the encoded protein is MANLKAIRDRIQSVKNTQKITEAMRLVAAARVRRAQEQVTATRPFADRLAQVLYGLQTRLRFEDVDLPLLKKREVRSVGLLVVSGDRGLCGSYNTNVIRRAETRARELKAEGLDYKYVIVGRKANQYFQRRSQPIDATYTGLEQIPTAAEASNIADELLSLFLSESVDRIELVYTKFVSLVSSRPVVQTLLPLDAQGLETADDEIFRLTTRGGEFEVERQKVTTTVRNFPRDMLFEQDPAQILDALLPLYLNNQLLRALQESAASELAARMTAMNNASDNATELIGTLTLSYNKARQAAITQEILEVVGGAEALGG
- the atpA gene encoding F0F1 ATP synthase subunit alpha; translated protein: MISIRPDEISNIIQQQIEQYDQEVKVANVGTVLQVGDGIARIYGLEKAMAGELLEFEDGTIGIALNLEEDNVGAVLMSEGRNIQEGSSVTATRRIAQVPVGESMVGRVIDALGRPLDGKGEIQATESRLIESPAPGIVARRSVYEPLQTGITAIDAMIPIGRGQRELIIGDRQTGKTSIAIDTIINQKGGDVICVYVAIGQKASTVANVVNVLQEKGAMDYTIVVAANANDQATLQWLAPYTGASVAEYFMYKGRATLVVYDDLSKHAQAYRQMSLLLRRPPGREAYPGDVFYLHSRLLERAAKLSSELGEGSMTALPIIETQAGDVSAYIPTNVISITDGQIFLSSDLFNSGLRPAVNPGISVSRVGSAAQTKAMKKVAGKLKLDLAQFDDLQAFAQFASDLDKATQDQLARGQRLRELLKQPQYSPLAVYEQVAILYAGINGYLDDIPVDKISSFTKGLREYLKTSKPKYGELIQTEKQLGDEAEKLLKEAIAESKQALMATV